Proteins co-encoded in one Halorussus vallis genomic window:
- a CDS encoding DUF7513 family protein, with translation MSRHRKFFAGFGFRTNKPSFDPGEEITAFVTGYDGESPIARIGDTILTVEGASEDVVDARVRLKVESFDANAHRGTATFLEKVGESAY, from the coding sequence ATGAGCCGCCACCGCAAGTTCTTCGCCGGATTCGGCTTCCGGACGAACAAACCCAGTTTCGACCCCGGCGAGGAGATCACGGCGTTCGTCACGGGCTACGACGGCGAGTCGCCCATCGCCAGAATCGGCGACACGATTCTGACCGTCGAGGGTGCGTCCGAGGACGTGGTCGACGCCCGGGTTCGACTGAAGGTGGAGTCGTTCGACGCGAACGCCCACCGCGGGACGGCCACCTTCCTGGAGAAGGTCGGCGAGTCGGCGTACTGA
- a CDS encoding PQQ-binding-like beta-propeller repeat protein: protein MSPPSVSRRAALVGAGGVFAGFGASTAKLGPDSIANPADGADWPLVHRDARNAGFNPGASGPASDPRTRWTLDAYEPGDRFRGYLNAPAPVVVGDRVYVGGPDLSAHRVGDGRAVWSVGGEREETFHGAAYAGGRLFVSTRRGTSSTPGVTSFDAAPDAEARSRRRWRTRLDHRGVQAPLVAGDAVYVPTLDYLFALDRDSGRRRWRLEVSHPRARPAVTDGALYVPRGWKGLFACDRRRDMFTAMVGDPPRTRWRFRHQEDVAPAPAVGGGLVFVPETEEWYPGGDDDTGKLAAVGTDGAVRWREPVGSFGTTPVVAGDAVFYKAGANVEKIDHGDWVEPRSDARVVAFDPADGTRRWTREFPDLGSWRIAPVSDGERLYVPLYDSQSGSELVALDAATGETRWRLKLDAPAYHLALAGEMLYVSTYDGTLLALS from the coding sequence GTGAGCCCTCCATCCGTCTCCAGACGCGCCGCCCTCGTCGGGGCGGGCGGTGTCTTCGCCGGGTTCGGCGCGTCGACGGCGAAACTCGGCCCCGACTCGATAGCGAATCCCGCCGACGGCGCCGACTGGCCGCTCGTCCACCGGGACGCGAGAAACGCCGGCTTCAACCCCGGCGCGTCCGGTCCCGCGAGCGACCCGCGAACGCGCTGGACGCTCGACGCCTACGAACCCGGAGACCGATTTCGCGGCTACCTCAACGCGCCCGCGCCGGTCGTCGTCGGCGACCGCGTCTACGTCGGCGGTCCCGACCTCTCGGCCCACCGGGTCGGCGACGGGCGCGCGGTCTGGTCGGTCGGCGGCGAGCGCGAGGAGACGTTCCACGGCGCGGCCTACGCCGGCGGCCGCCTGTTCGTCTCGACGCGGCGAGGGACGTCCTCGACGCCCGGCGTCACGTCGTTCGACGCGGCCCCCGACGCCGAAGCGCGCTCGCGGCGGCGGTGGCGGACGAGACTCGACCACAGGGGCGTCCAGGCCCCGCTGGTCGCCGGCGACGCCGTCTACGTCCCGACGCTCGACTACCTCTTCGCGCTCGACCGTGACTCGGGTCGGCGGCGGTGGCGACTCGAAGTGAGCCACCCACGCGCCCGCCCCGCGGTCACCGACGGTGCACTCTACGTGCCTCGGGGCTGGAAGGGCCTGTTCGCCTGCGACCGCCGCCGGGATATGTTCACCGCGATGGTCGGCGACCCGCCGCGGACGCGCTGGCGCTTTCGACACCAGGAGGACGTCGCTCCCGCGCCGGCGGTCGGCGGTGGACTGGTCTTCGTCCCCGAAACCGAAGAGTGGTACCCCGGCGGCGACGACGACACCGGCAAACTCGCCGCGGTCGGGACCGACGGCGCAGTCCGGTGGCGCGAACCGGTCGGCTCGTTCGGCACCACCCCGGTCGTCGCCGGCGACGCGGTGTTCTACAAGGCCGGCGCGAACGTCGAGAAGATAGACCACGGCGACTGGGTCGAACCCCGGTCGGACGCCCGCGTCGTCGCCTTCGACCCCGCCGACGGAACCCGGCGGTGGACCCGGGAGTTCCCGGACCTCGGAAGCTGGCGAATCGCGCCCGTCTCGGACGGCGAGCGCCTCTACGTCCCGCTGTACGACAGCCAGTCCGGAAGCGAACTGGTCGCGCTCGACGCCGCCACCGGCGAAACCCGGTGGCGGCTGAAACTCGACGCGCCGGCGTACCACCTCGCGCTCGCGGGCGAGATGCTGTACGTCAGCACGTACGACGGGACGCTGCTGGCGCTCTCGTGA
- the nreA gene encoding DNA repair protein NreA, with amino-acid sequence MRLDEFIEGLGPDEADRKRRLAEEKSYEILDYVDKFENRFSEVTQGDSLFGSTSPSVFVGRSNYPNVSTGILSPVGAEDRAAEHAVSGDWYDRGLGIDDVLQYRTGLLNSNRSADVGNVSDAWDGFLGTQREVAIADRPVDVEIGLSNSLDLDFGIDDVTSPTGPAARATSADLAENPHVPRPVKKTLEDDDWQAQGAMTYLYRRGFDVYEINDILSAGALGRGENRRLVPTRWSITAVDDTIGQYLRGRIRTNPSVDETQVWVNEYVGNRYWVVLTPGQWEYELVEMKAPGSIWNQDPNGETWMGSASEGFEGRTKYVEETAGAYYASRLAVLEHLDSVGRQAKCLVLREVSDDYWAPVGVWQIRESVRNAFDGEFGEAETFHGAVREIVPNLPVSLADLRRKSDMLSGLQANLSDFS; translated from the coding sequence ATGCGTCTCGACGAGTTCATCGAAGGTCTCGGGCCGGACGAGGCCGACCGGAAACGTCGCCTCGCCGAGGAGAAGTCCTACGAGATCCTCGACTACGTCGACAAGTTCGAGAACCGCTTCTCCGAGGTCACGCAGGGCGACTCGCTGTTCGGAAGCACGTCGCCTTCGGTGTTCGTCGGTCGGTCGAACTACCCGAACGTCTCGACCGGCATCCTCTCGCCCGTGGGAGCGGAAGACCGCGCCGCGGAGCACGCCGTCTCCGGCGACTGGTACGACCGCGGCCTCGGCATCGACGACGTGCTCCAGTACCGGACGGGACTGCTCAACTCCAACCGGTCGGCGGACGTCGGCAACGTCAGTGACGCCTGGGACGGCTTCCTCGGCACCCAGCGCGAGGTCGCCATCGCCGACCGACCGGTCGACGTCGAGATCGGACTGTCAAACTCGCTCGACCTCGACTTCGGCATCGACGACGTGACCTCGCCGACCGGTCCCGCGGCGCGCGCGACCTCCGCCGACCTCGCGGAGAACCCCCACGTCCCGCGCCCGGTCAAGAAGACCCTGGAGGACGACGACTGGCAGGCCCAGGGCGCAATGACCTACCTCTATCGGCGGGGGTTCGACGTCTACGAGATAAACGACATCCTCTCGGCGGGCGCGCTCGGCCGCGGCGAGAACCGCCGACTCGTCCCGACCCGGTGGTCCATCACGGCGGTCGACGACACCATCGGCCAGTACCTCCGCGGGCGAATCCGGACGAACCCGAGCGTCGACGAAACTCAGGTGTGGGTCAACGAGTACGTCGGCAACCGCTACTGGGTGGTCCTCACGCCCGGCCAGTGGGAGTACGAACTCGTCGAGATGAAGGCGCCCGGCAGCATCTGGAACCAGGACCCCAACGGCGAGACGTGGATGGGGAGCGCCAGCGAGGGCTTCGAGGGCCGGACGAAGTACGTCGAGGAGACGGCGGGCGCGTACTACGCCTCCCGACTCGCGGTGCTCGAACACCTCGACTCGGTGGGTCGGCAGGCGAAGTGTCTCGTCCTCCGGGAGGTTTCGGACGACTACTGGGCGCCGGTCGGCGTCTGGCAGATCCGCGAGAGTGTCCGCAACGCCTTCGACGGCGAGTTCGGCGAGGCCGAGACGTTCCACGGTGCAGTCCGGGAGATCGTCCCGAACCTCCCGGTGTCGCTGGCGGACCTCCGGCGCAAGTCCGACATGCTCTCCGGACTCCAGGCGAACCTCTCTGACTTCTCCTGA
- a CDS encoding uS10/mL48 family ribosomal protein, with product MTFVTKIRLQSGNRPALERVVDEIRTTVERKGAELRGPHSDPPERLTVPQYKTTSGDQSRQFRSWDYTVYTRQLEIVGHDAVARQATETEFPDGVRAEVELEHVEMA from the coding sequence ATGACCTTCGTAACCAAAATCCGGCTTCAGAGCGGCAACCGGCCCGCGCTGGAGCGAGTGGTAGACGAGATTCGAACCACGGTCGAGCGAAAGGGCGCGGAACTGCGCGGCCCCCACTCGGACCCGCCCGAGCGCCTGACGGTCCCCCAGTACAAGACGACGTCCGGCGACCAGTCCCGACAGTTCCGGTCGTGGGACTACACGGTCTACACCCGCCAGCTAGAGATCGTCGGCCACGACGCGGTGGCCCGGCAGGCGACCGAAACCGAGTTCCCCGACGGCGTTCGCGCCGAGGTCGAACTCGAACACGTCGAGATGGCCTGA
- a CDS encoding bis(5'-nucleosyl)-tetraphosphatase: protein MTVEATSAGAILFRDTRGRREYLLLKSRPGDWEFPKGGVEGDEELQQTAIREVKEESGIEDFRLIDGFRDDYDYVFEANGNTIHKTVHLFIAQSYEASAELSHEHRDHQWRDYDQAINTITQDGPRDILEDAHEFLDEKKENGGL, encoded by the coding sequence ATGACGGTTGAAGCCACGAGCGCGGGTGCGATCCTGTTCAGGGATACCCGCGGTCGAAGAGAATACCTCCTCCTCAAGAGTCGCCCGGGCGACTGGGAGTTCCCCAAGGGCGGCGTGGAGGGCGACGAAGAGCTACAGCAAACCGCGATTCGCGAAGTCAAGGAGGAGTCGGGCATCGAGGACTTCCGACTCATCGACGGCTTCCGGGACGACTACGACTACGTCTTCGAGGCGAACGGCAACACCATCCACAAGACGGTCCACCTGTTCATCGCCCAGTCCTACGAGGCCAGCGCCGAGCTGTCCCACGAACACCGCGACCACCAGTGGCGCGACTACGACCAGGCGATAAACACCATCACCCAGGACGGACCCCGCGACATCCTCGAAGACGCCCACGAGTTCCTCGACGAGAAGAAAGAGAACGGCGGTCTTTGA
- a CDS encoding DUF5789 family protein: MADDTEEEEEAPAVELGEGERVEGAPLARVASRLHWPIQKSEIDRKEGESTVRTPDGPRVLSDLLAEADETYFERRQEFLNEIRAVTGPGPIPTADE; the protein is encoded by the coding sequence ATGGCCGACGATACCGAGGAAGAAGAGGAAGCACCCGCCGTCGAACTCGGCGAAGGCGAACGCGTCGAGGGTGCGCCGCTCGCTCGCGTGGCTTCGCGACTCCACTGGCCCATCCAGAAGAGCGAAATCGACCGCAAGGAAGGCGAGTCGACGGTTCGGACGCCCGACGGCCCGCGCGTGCTGTCCGACCTGCTCGCCGAGGCCGACGAGACGTACTTCGAGCGCCGCCAGGAGTTCCTGAACGAGATTCGGGCCGTCACCGGCCCTGGACCGATACCGACCGCAGACGAGTAG
- a CDS encoding DUF5787 family protein, with protein MPDADSEFVFELRACRWAELHWPPGDDGRGASAADADSDDDRPRPVVVARQLGTKRRRWDTIVLEVDPEGLRERRNFGRERLDPDLLHVVRNAPAEWAWYRDALPHPDYPWRYVRESIHAADDRGILDVRKHGNKLQIRRKWRYPDWVRRIVAVENKPDLDASAARALKPQLEYDVALGLADEVWVATRKTGERVEPALLEAVPVEAGILTLDDESEAAAGGVARDAASVEWFPRSLAVDDPGTRILDRPSGGKYDQSAATFEYADPERKATKRLEIAERAYERGWRNYAETMRPDCRHFQLRREGRSLLPYCAAKGRNQTDRECAGSCLEFSPEPPQWRMGAWPIEGGPGKAIRRLLEDRRERARPD; from the coding sequence GTGCCAGACGCCGACTCCGAGTTCGTCTTCGAGTTGCGAGCGTGCCGCTGGGCGGAACTCCACTGGCCGCCCGGCGACGACGGGCGAGGCGCGTCCGCCGCCGACGCCGATAGCGACGACGACCGGCCGCGGCCGGTCGTCGTCGCTCGGCAACTCGGGACGAAGCGCAGGCGGTGGGACACCATCGTCCTCGAAGTCGACCCCGAGGGCCTGCGCGAGCGCCGGAACTTCGGCCGGGAGCGACTCGACCCGGACCTCCTGCACGTCGTCCGCAACGCGCCCGCCGAGTGGGCGTGGTACCGCGACGCCCTCCCGCACCCGGACTACCCCTGGCGGTACGTCCGCGAGAGCATCCACGCGGCCGACGACCGCGGCATCCTGGACGTGCGCAAGCACGGCAACAAACTCCAGATTCGCCGCAAGTGGCGGTATCCCGACTGGGTCCGGCGCATCGTCGCCGTCGAGAACAAGCCCGACCTGGACGCCAGCGCGGCCCGCGCGTTGAAGCCACAACTGGAGTACGACGTGGCGCTCGGACTCGCCGACGAGGTGTGGGTCGCCACCCGGAAGACCGGCGAGCGCGTCGAACCGGCGCTGCTGGAGGCGGTTCCCGTGGAGGCCGGCATCCTCACCCTCGACGACGAATCCGAGGCGGCCGCCGGCGGCGTCGCGCGCGACGCCGCCAGCGTCGAGTGGTTCCCCCGGTCGCTCGCGGTCGACGACCCCGGCACGCGCATCCTCGACCGACCCTCCGGCGGGAAGTACGACCAGTCGGCGGCCACCTTCGAGTACGCCGACCCGGAGCGGAAGGCGACGAAACGGCTCGAAATCGCCGAGCGCGCCTACGAGCGCGGCTGGCGAAACTACGCCGAGACGATGCGCCCGGACTGCCGGCACTTCCAGTTGCGCCGCGAGGGCCGGAGCCTCCTGCCGTACTGTGCCGCGAAGGGCCGCAACCAGACCGACCGCGAATGCGCCGGGTCGTGTCTGGAGTTCTCGCCCGAACCGCCGCAGTGGCGGATGGGGGCCTGGCCCATCGAGGGCGGGCCGGGCAAGGCGATTCGCCGACTCCTCGAAGACCGGCGCGAGCGGGCGCGACCCGACTGA
- a CDS encoding amidohydrolase, with translation MSQQTAGDRLVDLRRDLHRHPEPAWREFYTTARIVEELERVGVDDLYVGPDAIAADERMAVPDDGELDEWFERAREAGADPEVLERLEGGYTGAVAVLERGEGPTVGLRVDIDGLLREESEDDDHVPAAEGFRSENEGAMHACGHDAHATIGIGVLEAVKDSDFEGTFKVFFQPGEEMIAGGKSMAESDHLADVDYLLAAHVGLDHPTGEIVAGLDGFLAVSHFRAEFSGEPAHAGGQPNEGENAVQAMATAVQNLYAIPRHEDGATRVNAGQVGGGTATNIVPEQAFIEGEVRGETTELKDYMKDRAERALDAAAEMHGCTVERTTNGEAPSAESDQALVDAVGEVAGETDGVENVVERDDLGGSEDATYLMRAVQENGGLAAYVGVGTDHPGGHHTATFDVDEASIAIGVDVLAGAVEEIAERRP, from the coding sequence ATGAGCCAGCAGACTGCGGGCGACCGCCTAGTGGACCTGCGACGCGACCTGCACCGACACCCCGAACCGGCGTGGCGCGAGTTCTACACGACCGCGCGAATCGTCGAGGAACTCGAACGCGTGGGCGTCGACGACCTGTACGTCGGCCCGGACGCCATCGCCGCCGACGAGCGGATGGCCGTCCCGGACGACGGCGAACTCGACGAGTGGTTCGAACGGGCCCGCGAGGCGGGCGCCGACCCCGAGGTGCTGGAGCGACTCGAAGGCGGATACACCGGCGCGGTCGCGGTCCTCGAACGCGGCGAGGGACCGACCGTCGGCCTCCGGGTGGACATCGACGGCCTGCTCCGCGAGGAGTCGGAAGACGACGACCACGTCCCCGCCGCGGAGGGCTTCCGCTCCGAGAACGAGGGCGCGATGCACGCTTGCGGCCACGACGCCCACGCGACCATCGGTATCGGCGTCCTCGAAGCGGTGAAGGACAGCGACTTCGAGGGGACGTTCAAGGTGTTCTTCCAGCCGGGCGAGGAGATGATCGCGGGCGGCAAGTCGATGGCCGAGAGCGACCACCTCGCCGACGTCGACTACCTGCTCGCCGCGCACGTCGGCCTCGACCACCCGACGGGCGAGATCGTCGCGGGACTCGACGGCTTCCTCGCGGTGAGTCACTTCCGGGCGGAGTTCTCGGGCGAACCGGCCCACGCGGGCGGTCAGCCCAACGAGGGCGAGAACGCCGTCCAGGCGATGGCGACCGCGGTCCAGAACCTCTACGCCATCCCGCGCCACGAGGACGGCGCGACCCGCGTCAACGCGGGCCAGGTCGGCGGCGGCACCGCGACCAACATCGTCCCGGAGCAGGCGTTCATCGAGGGCGAGGTCCGGGGCGAGACGACCGAACTCAAAGACTACATGAAAGACCGCGCCGAGCGCGCGCTCGACGCTGCCGCGGAGATGCACGGTTGTACGGTCGAGCGGACCACGAACGGGGAGGCGCCGAGCGCCGAAAGCGACCAGGCGCTCGTCGACGCGGTGGGCGAGGTCGCGGGCGAAACCGACGGTGTCGAGAACGTGGTCGAGCGCGACGACCTCGGGGGGAGCGAGGACGCGACCTACCTGATGCGGGCGGTCCAGGAGAACGGCGGCCTCGCCGCCTACGTCGGCGTCGGCACCGACCACCCCGGCGGCCACCACACCGCCACGTTCGACGTGGACGAGGCGTCGATCGCTATCGGCGTCGACGTGCTGGCCGGCGCGGTGGAGGAAATCGCGGAGCGGCGACCCTGA
- a CDS encoding CPBP family intramembrane glutamic endopeptidase: MSWDVSGLNERLVRDTVVYILAPAALALSHGRDLGYRIDRTAVRNTILLSLFVLPFYVVGSSLPTIRHYYPMWETGAALGEFLPHALKQFVVALAAETYYRGLLCVGVREIGFKSVFISPFLYAFHHMYKPPVELMLSAPTDVLFGAVDYKSRSLLPSVVAHGIGLAVLDWLVLHEPLFPPEQVVRWLSWLPIPL; this comes from the coding sequence ATGTCGTGGGACGTTTCGGGACTGAACGAGCGCCTCGTCCGCGACACCGTGGTCTACATCCTCGCGCCCGCGGCGCTGGCGCTCTCCCACGGCCGCGACCTGGGCTACCGAATCGACCGAACCGCGGTGCGGAACACGATTCTCCTCTCGCTGTTCGTGCTTCCCTTCTACGTCGTGGGTTCGTCGCTCCCGACGATTCGACACTACTACCCGATGTGGGAGACGGGCGCCGCGCTCGGTGAGTTTCTACCGCACGCGCTCAAGCAGTTCGTCGTCGCGCTGGCTGCCGAGACGTACTACCGCGGCCTGCTCTGCGTCGGCGTGCGTGAAATCGGGTTCAAGAGCGTGTTCATCAGCCCGTTCCTCTACGCGTTCCACCACATGTACAAGCCGCCGGTCGAACTGATGCTGTCGGCGCCGACCGACGTGCTGTTCGGCGCGGTCGATTACAAGAGCCGGTCGTTGCTCCCCTCGGTCGTCGCCCACGGCATCGGACTCGCCGTGCTGGACTGGCTGGTGCTCCACGAACCGCTCTTCCCGCCCGAGCAGGTGGTCCGGTGGTTGTCGTGGCTCCCGATACCGCTGTAG
- a CDS encoding enoyl-CoA hydratase/isomerase family protein, whose amino-acid sequence MSDWETIRLDVEDAVATLTVDRPDRLNAVNVETLEAIEEALDEAEAEDVRALVLTGAGDDAFVAGADISYMQDLSTPEALAYAELGHRVADRLERFPAPTIAAVNGYAFGGGCELALACDLRVASEDAVIGQTEIDLGIVPGWGGTQRLSRLVGDEIARRMVFFGERIDAQDAREYGLVGEVVAHDQLDDHVAELAADLAAKPRFALAAAKEALNQAHEMSLEAGLQYERRLWSGMFGTHDQREGMEAFLEDREPDWE is encoded by the coding sequence ATGTCCGACTGGGAGACCATCCGACTCGACGTAGAGGACGCCGTGGCCACGCTCACCGTCGACCGACCGGACCGGCTCAACGCGGTGAACGTCGAGACGCTCGAGGCCATCGAGGAGGCCCTGGACGAGGCCGAGGCCGAGGACGTCCGGGCGCTCGTGCTCACCGGCGCGGGCGACGACGCCTTCGTCGCGGGCGCCGACATCAGCTACATGCAGGACCTCTCGACCCCCGAGGCGCTGGCCTACGCCGAACTGGGCCACCGGGTCGCCGACAGGCTGGAGCGGTTCCCTGCGCCCACCATCGCGGCGGTCAACGGCTACGCGTTCGGCGGCGGGTGCGAACTCGCGCTGGCCTGCGACCTCCGGGTCGCCAGCGAGGACGCCGTCATCGGCCAGACCGAGATCGACCTCGGCATCGTCCCCGGGTGGGGCGGCACCCAGCGCCTCTCGCGGCTCGTCGGCGACGAAATCGCCCGCCGGATGGTCTTCTTCGGCGAGCGCATCGACGCCCAGGACGCCCGCGAGTACGGACTCGTCGGAGAGGTCGTCGCCCACGACCAGCTAGACGACCACGTCGCCGAACTCGCGGCCGACCTCGCGGCCAAGCCCCGCTTCGCGCTCGCGGCCGCCAAGGAGGCGCTCAACCAGGCCCACGAGATGTCCCTCGAAGCGGGCCTGCAGTACGAGCGCCGGCTCTGGAGCGGGATGTTCGGCACGCACGACCAGCGGGAAGGGATGGAAGCCTTCCTCGAAGACCGCGAACCCGACTGGGAGTGA
- a CDS encoding DUF302 domain-containing protein: MSLPIDPTALDADDIGEKEATLEMDHEEAVEHVREVFTDAGFGMPAEFSPSELLNEKVDADHDPYHLLGACNPGMADRALDASGNQIGALFPCNVVVWQEEPGRQKVYHVSIMKIARLAGMAPDDDEWEDIVAETGALVDEAWANLDAT, translated from the coding sequence ATGTCTCTTCCAATCGATCCCACGGCACTCGACGCCGACGACATCGGCGAGAAGGAGGCCACGCTGGAGATGGACCACGAGGAGGCCGTCGAACACGTCCGGGAGGTGTTCACCGACGCCGGGTTCGGGATGCCCGCGGAGTTCTCGCCCTCGGAACTGCTCAACGAGAAGGTCGACGCCGACCACGACCCCTACCACCTGCTAGGCGCGTGCAACCCGGGGATGGCCGACCGCGCGCTCGACGCCAGCGGCAACCAAATCGGCGCGCTATTCCCCTGCAACGTCGTGGTCTGGCAGGAGGAACCAGGCCGCCAGAAGGTCTACCACGTCAGTATCATGAAGATAGCGCGTCTCGCCGGAATGGCGCCCGACGACGACGAGTGGGAGGACATCGTCGCCGAAACCGGTGCGCTCGTCGACGAGGCGTGGGCGAACCTCGACGCGACGTAA
- a CDS encoding Na+/H+ antiporter NhaC family protein, whose protein sequence is MADDDTQERAVEAELADAQRARRGRRIEFYGGPAASAIPIALFIAWAVFQSGLMRIGDTTGLVAGMLVSLIVGMFFAKGDWKTYANTIFEGMTQRVAATAIVAWLWAGMFADTIQAGGFVGGLVWAAEALNVGADLFPAITFLLAALLATGIGTGYGTAIAFTGLFFPAGLLVGANPTLLFGAILSGAVFGDNLAPVSDTTIVSAVTQDADIGGVVASRFKYAIVAASLAFVGYLIAGNAMEGIEIAGGSDVLAGQAEPLGLVHLISIAVVIGTAIQGRHIVEAVSWGLLFSFVINVALGLAPVSDMLVFRAPANVALAKTAADVLPFVTTVPVTSGNVGVGGSIYSGAAGFFPLIVLTLLIVAGAQIMIRGGGFAAVQNWLLNRVATGVRRAETTMVLGTAMVNAMITINTAAEIAIAPYVARIGERFNVNGYRRANILDANTSALGYIFPWAGGVLVGYAEMRSLLGAEGFDWFTREMLVNPGDVWPFVFHGWLLFFVFLLSAWTGFGLEYVSDRESEEVARV, encoded by the coding sequence ATGGCAGACGACGATACACAGGAACGCGCAGTCGAGGCGGAACTGGCCGACGCCCAGCGGGCGCGCCGGGGGCGTCGAATCGAGTTCTACGGCGGGCCGGCCGCCAGCGCGATTCCCATCGCGCTGTTCATCGCGTGGGCCGTCTTCCAGAGCGGCCTGATGAGAATCGGCGACACCACCGGCCTGGTCGCGGGGATGCTGGTTTCGCTGATCGTCGGCATGTTCTTCGCGAAGGGCGACTGGAAGACCTACGCAAACACCATCTTCGAGGGGATGACCCAGCGAGTGGCCGCGACGGCCATCGTGGCCTGGCTCTGGGCGGGCATGTTCGCCGACACCATCCAGGCCGGCGGCTTCGTCGGCGGTCTGGTGTGGGCGGCCGAGGCGCTGAACGTCGGCGCCGACCTCTTTCCCGCCATCACCTTCCTGCTCGCGGCGCTGTTGGCGACCGGCATCGGCACCGGCTACGGGACCGCCATCGCGTTCACGGGCCTGTTCTTCCCCGCGGGCCTGCTCGTGGGTGCGAACCCGACCCTGCTGTTCGGGGCCATCCTCTCTGGCGCGGTGTTCGGCGACAACCTCGCGCCGGTTTCGGACACCACCATCGTGAGCGCGGTGACCCAGGACGCCGACATCGGCGGCGTGGTCGCCTCGCGGTTCAAGTACGCCATCGTGGCGGCGTCGCTGGCGTTCGTCGGCTACCTGATCGCCGGCAACGCGATGGAGGGCATCGAAATCGCGGGCGGGAGCGACGTGCTCGCCGGACAGGCCGAACCGCTCGGCCTGGTCCACCTCATCTCGATCGCGGTGGTCATCGGCACCGCGATTCAGGGTCGCCACATCGTCGAGGCGGTTTCGTGGGGACTTCTCTTCTCGTTCGTCATCAACGTCGCGCTCGGCCTGGCACCCGTCTCGGACATGCTGGTGTTCCGCGCGCCGGCGAACGTCGCGCTGGCCAAAACCGCGGCCGACGTGCTCCCGTTCGTGACGACGGTGCCGGTGACCTCCGGGAACGTGGGCGTCGGCGGGTCCATCTACTCGGGGGCGGCCGGGTTCTTCCCGCTCATCGTGCTCACGCTGCTCATCGTCGCCGGCGCCCAGATAATGATCCGCGGCGGCGGCTTCGCGGCGGTCCAGAACTGGCTGTTGAACCGGGTCGCCACCGGCGTCCGGCGCGCCGAGACTACGATGGTGCTCGGCACCGCGATGGTCAACGCCATGATCACCATCAACACCGCCGCCGAAATCGCCATCGCGCCCTACGTCGCGCGCATCGGCGAGCGGTTCAACGTCAACGGCTACCGCCGGGCGAACATCCTCGACGCCAACACCTCGGCGCTCGGCTACATCTTCCCGTGGGCGGGCGGCGTCCTCGTGGGGTACGCCGAGATGCGCTCGCTGCTCGGCGCGGAGGGCTTCGACTGGTTCACCCGCGAGATGCTGGTCAACCCCGGTGACGTCTGGCCGTTCGTCTTCCACGGCTGGCTCCTGTTCTTCGTCTTCCTGCTGTCGGCGTGGACCGGGTTCGGCCTGGAGTACGTCTCCGACCGCGAGTCCGAGGAGGTGGCCCGCGTATGA
- a CDS encoding HalOD1 output domain-containing protein: MSENLTEAHTNSTVSDTIQRRSSEPAEPLSSIVVDAVAEAAGMDPANLGTSLYEQIDPDALDNLFSDRHNGMPRGSGHVVFTLLDYEVTVYSDGNVVVEE, from the coding sequence ATGAGCGAGAATCTAACCGAAGCACACACCAACAGCACGGTCAGCGACACCATCCAGCGGCGTTCGAGCGAACCGGCCGAACCGCTCAGTTCCATCGTCGTGGATGCCGTCGCGGAGGCCGCCGGCATGGACCCCGCTAATTTAGGAACTTCTCTCTACGAACAGATCGATCCCGACGCCCTCGACAACTTATTTAGCGATCGTCACAATGGAATGCCCCGCGGTAGCGGCCACGTCGTCTTCACCCTCCTCGACTACGAAGTGACCGTCTACAGCGACGGGAACGTAGTCGTCGAAGAGTAG
- a CDS encoding DUF5797 family protein, whose translation MTLSDEARERLADLVELQPTKNAELQERWGLESGSEVHQYLENELKEYYYRDDNSLIRANKEAAELVDVDPGLVADEDDGIPEVIRVPELQKQVFDVVAGPDEESESVVSVLQKVREEFGVDPEAEDVRKALQSLRRKGVIEVIYRTVPTFKLAVERDEVEVQVSD comes from the coding sequence ATGACTCTCTCCGACGAGGCCCGCGAGCGGCTGGCGGATCTGGTGGAGCTACAGCCGACCAAGAACGCGGAACTGCAGGAGCGGTGGGGCCTCGAAAGCGGCAGCGAGGTCCACCAGTACCTCGAAAACGAACTCAAGGAGTACTACTACCGCGACGACAACAGCCTCATCCGCGCGAACAAGGAGGCGGCCGAGCTCGTCGACGTCGACCCCGGCCTCGTCGCCGACGAGGACGATGGCATCCCGGAGGTCATCCGCGTGCCCGAACTCCAGAAGCAGGTGTTCGACGTGGTCGCCGGCCCGGACGAGGAGTCCGAGAGCGTGGTGTCGGTCCTCCAGAAGGTCCGCGAGGAGTTCGGCGTCGACCCCGAGGCCGAGGACGTCCGGAAGGCCCTCCAGAGCCTCCGGCGCAAGGGCGTAATCGAGGTGATCTACCGGACCGTGCCGACGTTCAAACTGGCGGTCGAGCGCGACGAGGTCGAAGTGCAAGTTTCGGACTGA